The Candidatus Nealsonbacteria bacterium DNA segment TTAATTGCCCCGGCCCTATTCGCCCCAAAACCAATAACAATTTCTTTTGATGGCGGAGCCACCGATACTTTTTTTTCGCCAACGATTGATTATTTTCAATATGTATTTTTAAAAATTTTAGAGGAAATGGGAGGGAAAATTGAAGTTAATATTTTAAAGCGGGGCTACTATCCCGAGGGCGGGGCAAAGGTTGAAGTTAAAGTTTTTCCATCCAGATTAAAAAATCTTAATTTAACTGAAAGAGGTTCTCTTAAAAAGATTTTAGTAATTTCTGGGGCTTCAAATGTTTTAAAAGCTAAAAAAGTGGCTGAACGTCAAGTTGTTGGGATAAGAGAAGTTTTGGGAAAGTTAAAATTACCAACCGAAGAAAGGGTTGAATATTATCAAACTCAGTCGCCGGGCAGCCAAGTTTGTTTAATCGGAGAATTTGAAAATACGGTCATCGGAGTTGATAATTTGGGTAAATTGGGAAAAAGAGCTGAAAATGTTGGTAAAGAAGCGGCTTGGGAATTATTAAAAGAGCAAAAATCCAATGCTTGTCTTGATAAACATTTAACTGATCAAATTTTACCCTACCTTGCTCTTGCTTCTGGTAAAAGTCAAGTTATTGTTTCTGAAATCACCGAGCACTGCAAAACCAATGCTTGGGTAATTGAGAAATTCTTAGAAGGGGAATTTAAGATAGATGATAATTTAATCTCTTGGACGCCTAAAATAATTTAAACAATAAAGAAGCAATTAAAAAGTAAATCAGCAAACTTGAAACATCACGGATGATGGTGGCAACGGGTCCGGCGCCAACTGCCGGGTCTTTTTTTAAAAAATTTAATAAACAGGGAATTAAAATGGCAATCAAGCTGGCAAAAATGATGGTTAAAAATAAGGAAATTCCCAAAATAAAGCCGATTAAAACGGGAGCTGAAAACCAAATTAAAGAAATAAGGGAAAGAATAATTCCCAAAACCAGAGCGATTAAAAAACTAACTTTAATTTCCCGAAAAAGATATTTTTTAATATTAAGCTCGTAATCAATGATTAGTCGTCTGATGAAAAGTGTTTGGCTTTGAGCCCCGACGGCATCGGCCATATAAACCATTAAGGGAATAAAAGCAGCTAAAATAAAATGACCCTTTAGGGGAGTTTCAAAAAAACTAACAAGTTGGGCGGCAAAAATTCCGCCAAAGAGACCGAAAAACAACCAAGGTATCCTTTCTTTGGCTAAAATCCCGGCTGAAAAATTCATTGAAACATCTTTAAATAAAATGTTTTTATGAAGACCGGAAAAAAGTAAAAGGTCCTCAATATGCTCCGAATGTAAAATATTTAAAATAGTATTTGAAGAAACTACTCCCAAAAACTTTCCTTCTTTATCTACCACCGGAATGGCTTTTAAATTATGTTTTATGGCTAAAATAGCTATTTTTTCCTGATCGGTCTGGGGATAAACTTTAATAATTTCTTTAGTCATTAAGTCCCCTGCTTTTCCTTCTTCTTTTTGAAAAATTTCTTTGATAGAAAGTACGCCCTTCAATTTATTCTCTTCATTAATAACATAAATATAGTTTAAGGTTTCGAATTCCCCGGCTTTTTCAAAAATTCTCTTTCTTATCTCCGAAATTCTTTCATCCGGAAAGGCCAGGGGAACATTGCCAATCATTCTTCCTCCGGCTGTTTCTTGAATATTTTTGTTTTTACTTTTTTGCATATAAGATGTTTTATTAATGATAACTCTTTTTGTTTTTCTTACAACTTCTTTTGTTTTCATAGAAAAAACCGGCCTCTTGGCCGGTTTTTTTTCAGAAGATTTTTAGCGTCTGAATTGATCTCTTTTCTTTTGGTGACATTCCCGACAATAAATTGGTCTGTCGGAATCGGGCTGAAAGGGCAATTCGGTTATTTTTGCTCCGCAATCGGCACAGGCCCAATCTCCTTTGAACATTTCACGGGGAGAAAAATCTCTCTGAGGGCGATCAAATTTTTTGAAAGCCATATAAATCTATAAATCTACGAATTACGAATCTTATTCAAAGAGCTATCGCTCTTCTCCCGCCTCAGCTAAAGCTTCGGCTTACGAATAAAATAATTTATTCTTTTATTGGTATTGATTTCTAATTCGTAAAAGAATAATAAATAAAAGCGACCTTTTTGCCTCTAAAGCCGTATACTTAACCCTGTTTTTATTTTTCTTTCTAAAAATAAAAAAACAAATTAAAAATAAACGGCCTATTTGGCTGATGTTATTATATTATTTTTTAGCATGTCAGGTGAAAAAAACCAATAACTTTTTTGGCCTGATTTTTTAAATTATTAAAAATTTCTGTTGCTTGGCCGGTTTCATTAATTATTAATTCAATTTTTTTTGATAAAACCCTTTTTTTGACTTCTTCTGAAACCTTGGCAACCCCGTCTTTGCCAGTGCCGATAATAATTATTTCCGGATTTTGTTCAAGGGCTCTTTTTATGTCCCAAAAATCAATAATGTGACTTTCTTTTCTCCACCATTTCAAAACCTCGCCTGTCCAGCGAACCTCAACATCGTGGTTATAAGTTTTGCCATCAATGGTGATGGAACCAAAATTATATTCCTCAATCATAATTTAAAATAGTGTTTTTTGTCGAAGTTGTTTTTTTTCTTCTTTTTTTGAAAAAATTCTAATTTTCCCGTAAACTCCGTCATAGCCTGGTTCAATATTTGCTTTTCCTTCTCTGACCCTGATTATTCCTTCGGCAATTTCAGGTAAATCTGCCTTTTCTAATTCGGAACGAGAGGCATCAAGTAAAATATTAAACTCAGAACCGAATTTGTCAATCAGATTTTTATATTCTTTTTCAACTCGTTTTGTGCTAGTCATTACCCCTAAAGCATCAGCGATTATTTCTCCTAAAGGAATCAAACTTTTAAAAGGAATGGCATTCTCCGGTTTAAAACCCTCGGGCCTGTCGGCTAATTCCTCAACCCTATTTAAAACCCCGATTGTTAATGGTCTACCGCAGTTCGGGCAGATATTTCCTGATTTTTTTGACTCCTGAGGCGAGAGAGAAACTCCACACAATCTATGGCCATCATAATGATATTTCCCTTCTTCCGGATAAAACTCAATAGTATAGACTAATTTCAAATTTGCACGGGTTTCACCCGTGCTTTTTATAGCATTGGTAATTGAGTTATAACTTAATTCAGAGCCCTCAAAAACATTTGCCTCTCGGCCTAATTTGGCCGGGCTGTGCGAATCTGAATTACTGATTAAAGTAATTTTATCCAGGGTTGATAACCGCCAATTCATCTCAGGCGAACTGCTCAAACCGGTTTCAATCGTATAGATATATTTTGAATACTCTTCAAAACATTCCTCAATTGAATTAAAACCGGAACGCGAACCGAATATACTAAAATAAGGAGTCCAAGCGTGGGCCGGGACAATTAAGCAATCTGCTGAAATATTTAAAACAATTTTAGCTAATTCTTTAGCGTCTAATCCTAAAATTGGTCGGCCGTCAGCTTTTAAATTGCCAATCCATCCTAAATGAGTATTAATTTTTTCAACTATTTCAAAAGAAGGAGCGAAAATTATAATATGGATTTTTCTAACCCGATTTTTTTTAGAATAAATGCAACTAACCTCGGCAGTTAAAATAAAACGAGTTCCGCTATCCTCTTTTTTTAGCTTAAACAGGCCGGATTCAGCCGGCTCTAACTTTTCTTTCAAATTTTTAAACCATTCAGGATGAGTAAAGTCGGCACTCCCCAAAACCTTAATTCCCTTAACCCTTGCCCACTTATCAAGATTTTCCAAGGGGGCAAACTTCATCGACTTCCTGCGAATTACGAATATTTATTTCTTAAGAATTTTCTCTTCTAATAACCCAAATCCAGTTAAAATAAAGGGGGCTAAAAAAGTAGTAAAGATGGCCAGAAAATAAAGTTTGGCTCCGGCGGCAATTCCAATAGCCGCTCTGACCCATAAACCGGCGAGCATTCGGATTATATTTTATAAACCTTGTAATCCTCTCTTACTTTTTGCTCTGTTTTTAAGCCGATTGGGTCGCCGGCTTTGGCTGTTTGAACTTTTTGATGTTCAATTTCCATTGATTCAACTTGTTGGTTAAAATCGGTTTCTCCGCCAACAATACGAATGGTTTCACCCACTTTAAGAACATCAGATAATTCAATTATAGCCACTCCGATTTTTGAGAAATAATGGCTAACCCTTCCGATTATTTTTCCTTCTTTGATATCTTCTGGCATAAAATTTTTAAATTATTAACAATTAATAATTATTTTTTACCCTGTAGCGCCCCGCCCTCTATGCCTTATGCAATCTGGTAAAAATAATTTTTGATGGGATAATAAATTTTTCTCTCATCTAAAAAAACATAAAGTTTAGAGGGCGGGGCTACTATTGGGGACGACCTTTACGAATGGGCTTTTTGTTTTCTTTGATTAATTCAATTAATTTTCTGACCAATTTTTTTGGTTCTTTCTCATAAATAATTTTTTTTACTCCTCGATGAGGACCGGTGGCAATTTCTCTTATCTTGTCTGCCATTCCACCCGTTCCTTCTAAAACAGCGATTGGTTTTTGAAGCTCAAAAGCAGTAACAAATTCATGCAAGGTTCCCATTCTGCCGCAAATAATAATCACGCCGTCAGCCGATTTTGTCATAATTATGTTTCTGCCGGTGTAATCAGCTCCGGTATAAATTATTATATCAAATGGCTTTAAAGGAAGTTTGTAAGTTGCCAGGTGGGCTTTTTCCGAGACAGCAGGAGAGAAACCGATATTAAATCCTCCGACCTCATTGCAGCCCAAGGCAGAAAAATAAGAGACGCCTGTGGTGACTCCGGTAACCAAATTACATTTTTGCCGAGCAATTTCCCTGCCAACTTCTTTTGACAATCTGACAATGTCTTTACAGCAATGATTAGTTCGAGCGGCGCCAGAAACAACGATTTCAAGTTTTTCCTGCTTCATAATACATCGAAGTAAATAATTAATTATTTACGAGATGAGAGATGAATTTTAATTCATCGAACATTGAAAGGTGAGATGAATTTTAATTCATCGAACTTTATTTTATTATATATTACATCAATGAAATTAAAAAATCAAAACCTTAGTTTTATTATATCGCAACTAAAAACCGCTTGACAGCGGTTTTTAGTAGGGGGGTGATCTTAACGACATTGGTTTGTGTCTCTAGTCTGGAATGGACAAAGCCAGTGGGCCCGACAAACCTCCTTCGCTAATGATCTGTCCTTTAGGGTATTATAACCCGCACCCCCATGTTTTTACTATTAAAAATTTAAAACCCTTTGTCAAGTATATGCCCCCACTCCGAATCGAACGGAGATTTCAGCCTCCGGAGGGCTGCGCTTTATCCGTTAAGTTATGGGGGCATAAAACTTATTTTTTAACCCTTGAAATTCTAATCAAGCCGGAACAAGGAATGATTTCTATTCCTCTTTTTTCCAATTCATCTAAAAATAAATTTACGCCAATTGAGTCGGAAGAAATATGGCCGGCAATAACGACATTGATATTGGCTTTTTCGGCTTCTTCCCGGTGTTTTTCGGAAATATGCATACCAATTATTGTCCCGGCTCCGGCTTGAGCTAATTTCTCATAGATTTCGGGAGCTCCTTCGGTTCCGCCGGTCATTTCGGTAATGACAATTTTACCGGCCCGATTTTCTTTATGACCGACAAAAATTTTAGGACCAGCCCCTAATTTAATCGCTTCTTTATATTCCGGTATTTCTTTTAATGAATTTATTATTTCCTCTAAAAAAAGGGGGTTGTCTTTTTTTAATTTTTCTTTTACAAATTTAGCCGCCAAATTATCGCAAGGAGTATGAATACAAATTAAAGGAACATTTAAATGTTTAGCCATATCTATTGCCCGGTTGATATTTGCCGGAGCAATTTCTCTAGCCACTTCTTCTATTCTTTTTCTTAAAAGTTTTTCCGCAATATTGACCGAAACACCGTATTGAACCAAAATATCTATTTGCAATTGCATGACATCGTCCAAACCGGCCAAGGCTTTTCCTCTGGGATGATGAGAAATAACCAAATCAATATTATTAAGTTTGTCGGCTAAAATCAATTCTTCACCATCAATATCAATTCCTACTAAAACCCTTTTAATTTCTTTTTGAGGGTCGGCAAAAAGGATTCGGGTATCGGAAAAGGGGTTTTCTAATTTTTCCAAATCAAACTCAACCTTCTCTTCTTCCGGCATTTTCTCGTATTTTTCTTTTAATCTTTTCAGCATTCTTTCAATTTCTTCCTTGCCCCGAAAATCGGCTTCAATTCCTTTTTGAATAGCCAAGTTGTAAATTTCTTTAATTGTCATATTTTTATTTTGTTTTTAATTTTTCAAACCCGGCACCGAAGTTTTGTTTCTGGGGTAAGGGATTTTTTGATATAACTCTTGAATTAATTTTTTTTGTTCTTCCAAATCCAAAACTTCCCGTCGAATCCGGGCTTTCTCTCGGCGAATATATTTCCTTAGGTTTTTCGGAAGTTTCTTTTTCATAATGTAAGCTCGGTATTTGAATTTTGCATTTTTATTATTCTCCTTTTATTACCGCCAAAGGCACAAGTTTTGCCACTTTTTTAGACAGACCAGCATTGTGAACCACATCAACTACTTCATCCACGTCTTTATAAGCCATCGGCGATTCTTCGGCGATTCCCCTTAATGACCGGCATTTTACAATAATTCCTTTTGATTCCAATGTTTTTATCACTTCTTGCCCGGAAATTGATTTAATTGCCGCATGTCTGGACATAGACCTTCCTGCTCCGTGAGAAGTGGAAAAAAAAGCATCTTTTCCCTCTTTTAATCCTTTTAATATATAAGAAGCCGTGCCCATAGAACCCGGAATTAAAACTGGCTGGCCAACCGAACGATATTTTTCCGGAATTTCAGGATGGTCGGGAGGAAAAGCCCTGGTTGCGCCCTTTCTATGAACCGCCACTTCAGTTTCTTTTCCTTCAATTACATATTTTTCTTTTTTGATAATATTATGGGCAACATCATATAAAGCCGTCAAAGACCGGGATTTTTCTCCCAAAATTATTTTCCAGGTTTTTCTGATAAAATGAGCGATCATTTGCCGGTTTGCCCAAGCGTAGTTGGCTGCCGAAGCCATGGCCGAAAAATATCTCCGGCCTTCCACTGAATTAAAGGGAACGCAGGCAAATTCTCTATCCGGAACCCTGATTTTATATTTTCTTTCCATTAAGGGAATAAATTCTCTTAGATAATCGGTGCAGACCTGATGGCCCAATCCGCGTGAACCACAATGAATCATTATAACAATTTGATTTTCAAACAAACCGAAAATTTCCGCTGTTTTTTCGTCAAAAATTTCCGCCACTTTTTGAATTTCTATGAAATGGTTGCCCGACCCCAAAGTCCCTACCTGATCCCGTCCTCGATTTTTCGCATAATTAGAAACCGTCTCGGTATCAGCCCAATCCAATTTGCCATTAGCTTCGCAGTTTTCAACGTCTTCTTTTTCTCCGTAGCCCTTTTCTGTCAGATATTCGACGCCGCCTTTCAAAATCTTATTAACATCTTCCGGGTTTAATTTAGCCCGCCTCCCTTGGCCCAGGCCGGAAGGAATTTCTTTTTGAATTTCCGTGGCTAATTTATCCAAATGGGGTCTGATTTCTGCTTCAGAATATTCCGATTTTAATAATTTCATTCCGCAATTGATGTCAAAGCCACAAGTGCCGGGACATTCATATCCGGCCGAAAGCCCTTTGGAATTTCCCACAAATAATCATTTATTTTTATAAAATCTTTTTTACCTGCCATCTTTTTATTTTACTTTAAAGTTCGAAGAAGATAAATCTTCTTCTCGCCCCTTCGCTGCGGCTCGGGAGTTCGAAGAAGATAAATCTTCTTCTCTCCCCTTCGTTAACGCTCGGGAAGTCGAAGAAGATAAATCTTCTTCTCCGTTCTTTTCAAATTCCTCCTTAACGATTTGCCTGTCGTCCCAGGGAATCTTTTTGCCCCCGGCTAAGCACATCAAGGGTTCACAACCCTTGCCGGTTATAATAACAATATCCCCCGTCTTTGCTAATTCCAAAGATTTTTTAATTGCCTCTCGCCTATCAAGAATTTCATAAAAATTAGAGGTTGGAAATTGGGATTTGGAAATCCCAGATTTTATCATTGATAAAATCCGATTTGGGTCTTCATCATAAGGATCTTCATTGGTCAAAATTATTTCATCGCAATATTCGGCGGCAATTTCCCCCAAAATCGGTCTCTTCCATTTATCTCTTCCTCCGCCGCAAGCGCCAAAAACACATACTAATTTTGACTCCTGGTTTTTAATTTTTAAATTAATTGTTTCATAGACCTGTTTAAGAGCATTTGGCGTAACGGCATAATCAACAAAAACCCTAAAGGGCTTGAAAATTACTTCTTCCATTCTTCCGGGAATTCCTTCAACTTTTTCCAAGGCCTTTTTAGAGGTCTCCAAATCAATGTCCTGAGATAATCCGAGACAAATTGCCGCCAAAGAATTATAAATATTAAATTCTCCTAAAAGTTTTAAATTGAACTCCCTTTGGTTAACATAAAACCTTAATCCTCCTGATAACACTTGGCAGTTTTCAGCCCCAACCGATTCTAAATTTTGAGCTGCGGTTTTAAAATCAGAGATTTGGGGTTTGAGATTATAGCCGTATTTTTTATCAGCCGGAAACTTTAAAAAATGTTCAATATTTTCATCGTCTAAATTAAGAATATGTGTTTTTTTTGTTATCTGAAAAAGTTTTTCGTTGGCTTGGCGCATTTTTTCAAAAGAACCGTGAACTTCAATGTGTTCGGAAGTAATATTGGTCAAAACCGCTATCTTAAAATCAATAAATTTATGGCGGTGTTGTTTTATCCCCTCGTCGGTTACTTCCAATATGGCATAGGCACATTCATTATCTACGGCCTGCCTTAAAAATTTTTGTAAAACAAAACGTCCGGGCATGGTCATTTTCAGGGTATTGAGCCATTGTTTTTTGCCGATTTTAAAGAAAATGGAAGAAGTAAGGGCTACTTTATAACCCGCTTCCTCTAAAATTTTACTAATCAAAAAAACGGTAGTTGATTTGCCATCGGTGCCGGCCACGCCAATAACTTTTATTCTTTTGGAAGGAAAACCAAAAATAATCGCTCCCAAAAAAGATAAAAGAAAATGATATCGGTTAATCAAAAAAGGGGGGATTAATTTTTTAAGAATTTTTTTCATAATTTTAAAATTAAGGAATTTGATACAATTTTATCCTTGAATTTTCTGGATGAGATTTCAAGTAAGGAAGATTTTTAAAATGGAATACAGAAGATACGATTCGGGTTTTTGGCTTTAATTCCAAAAGAAATTTTTTCTCCAAAAGATTATTGGTAGATTGAAAAAGGTAAGTTGAAATCGCATCGGCTTGCGAAATATCTTTTTGAAAAAAATTACCCCAATGAATTTGAATATTTTTCTCAAGGCCAAGTTTTTTTATTTTTAATCTGGACAAAAAAACCAATATGGGATTAATTTCAATTCCTATTGCTTTGACTTTGTAATTTTTAGCCGCTTCGATTACAATTCTTCCATCGCCCGACCCTAAATCATAAAAAATTTCTCCTGGTTTTAATTGTAAAACTTCAAGCATTCTTTTAATTTCTTTTAATGGGGTTGGAATAAAGGACGCTCCAAACAAAGCAAAGAGAGCCATTAATAAAAAACAAAAAGACAAAAGGAGAAAAAAGAAAAGAATTATCAAAATCAGAAAAATTAAAAGATGGGAAGCCATAATGTTTTAATTTTATCAAATACCCGAACCGCAGTGAAGGGGGGGGTTCGCTGAACTTCGTTCGTCGAGCCGAAGGCGAGACGGGAGAAGAAACTTGTTTCTGCGACCATCTCTCAGAAAGCAATCTTTCTTTGACCTCCCGAGCGCCAGCGAAGGGGAAAGAAGAAAGTAATCTTTCTTCGACCTTGAGCAAAAAAGAAAAATTAATGGTCTGAAAAAATTATTTCTCCACTTGATAAAAAATACTAAAAATGGTAAAAACTAACTATATGCCTATTAGCAAATCGGCAAAAAAAGCCCTACGACAAGGACTAAAAAGAAGGGTTAGAAACTTAGCCCGTAAAAAGGGAGTCAAACATCTTTTAAAAAAGACAAGGGTTTTGGTTTTAAAAAAAGAGGTTGAAGAAGCGAAAAAACTTCTGCCCCAGGTCTACAAAAACTTGGACAAGGCGGCTAAGGTTGGATTAATTAAAAAAAAGACCGCCAATAGAAAGAAATCAAGAATCGCCAAACTGATCAATAAATCATTAGAAGCAGGAAAGCAACAACAGATTTAATTTCTCTAATTCTCTAATAAGAGCCGACGGCCCTTAACAGAGAAACTATATTTCAGAGATTAATATGTCTAAACCGGTCTCTGGCTCAACCCTACCGGTTTTTATTGCCAATTCTACCTGAAAAATTTTCTGGTAAATTTTTTTTAATTCTTCAGGTGTAAATTTTTGAGCTTGAAAATAGGTTTTTTTAACAATATAAGGGTGGATGTCGGTTATTCTGGAAATGGCAAAGGAAGACAGATTCTTTTGGCTAAGGTCTTTAATGATTAATAAATTCCGAAATTGAAAATTAATCATAGAAAGAAGATATAGGGGTGAATCTCCTTTTTCTAAATGTTTATGAATCAATCCTAGGGCAATTTTTTTATTTTTTAAGCCAAGGGCGTCAACTGTTTTAAAAATATCGGCTTCAATTTTGGGTTTTACCAAAAGTTCAACATCTTTTATCTCAATTTTTTTTCCGTTTTTAAAACTAACCAATTTTTTTATTTCATTGGAAAAACACCAAAGGTCATTGCCGACAAATTCAATGAGCTTGTTCAGGGCTTCTGGATTAATTTCCGTTTTTAATTTAAAGAACTCTTGCCTAACCCAATTTTTCAATTTTTCTCCTCTAAGCGGTTGAAAGTTTTGAATTTTAGCTTTAACCTTCAAAAAATTAAAAAAATTATCTTTTCCTGAAACTTCATTTTCTTCATAAAACAAAATGGCAGATTTTAATTTAAGGAAATGTTTGAAATTTTTTAAAAACTCTTCCTTGACCTCTTGGTTGGAAAAAACATTTTTTAAAATTGCCAATTTTTTTTCTTTAAATATTGATATTTGTTGAATTTGGTCTTGAAAATCTTCAAAACTGTCTTTTTTAAAATCGTAGTATTTTAAATTTAATCCGCTTTTATGGATTTTTTTATACTGGCCGATAATCTCGTTTAATTTCTGCCTACTCCGATATGTATCTTGACCGTAAAGAAAAATTAACATAGTAGTTATTCTATTCTCTGACAGCCGGGACAAAAATGAGCTGAACGACCGCTGATTTTTATTTTCTTAATTTTTGAGCCGCACAAAGAACATTTCTCTCGGTGATAAACTTTATGATATTTAACATAATTGCCCGGTCTACCACAAGCATCAAGATAATATTCAACCGATGAGCCCTGGTGTTGAATTGCCGCTTTAAGGATTTTCTTAATATTTTTAAAGATGTCCCCAGTTTCTTTTTCGGTTAGTCTTTTGGTTAAACGTAACGGCGCTACTTTTGCGGCAAACAAAATCTCGTCCGAATAAATGTTGCCGATTCCGGCAATAAATTTTTGGTCCATTAACAAGGGCTTAATTTTTGAATTCGGTCGTTTCTTTAAGAGTTTTTTGAAATTTTTGAAATTAATTTCTAACGGCTCGGGTCCAAATTCCTCTTCCATTTTTTTTGTTTCTTTTACTTCTTTCCACCAACCAAATTTACGCACGTCATTAAAAATTAATCGCGAACCATCGTCAAAATTAAAAACCTTGCGGGTATATGGCGAAGGTTTTCCGTTAAAAATTAGTTGCCCGGTTAGTTTTAAGTGAAAAATTAAACTTGAACCGTCGTCAAAATCAATTATTAAAATTTTTGCCCTTCTCCGCAGACCAACGATTTTCCGGCCGCCTATTTTTTTGCCAATAATTTTTTTATGTAACTGTATCCTTATCGTTTCCACTTCCGGGAGTTCAGGCATTTTTTATGAAGGCATTCTTTATTTTTTCAATAATTTCCCCGGGGGTAAGGTTGGCTTTTATTAAATAGTCAATTGCTCCTAATTTTAGTCCTTTTTCTACGTCTTCTTGTTGGCCAAGATTAGATAAAATAATAACCGGTATTTTAGATAAATTGGGATTATTTTTTATTTGAACTAAAACTTCAAATCCACCTATGCCGGGTAAAATTAAATCAAGCAAAATTAAATCCGGTTTTTTTTCTTTAGCTATTTTTATCCCCTCTTCGCCATCAATAGATTCAATAACTTTATATTCCTCTTTAATTAATTTTCTGCCAATTAATTCTCTAAGAAATTTATCGTCTTCGATAATTAATATTGTTTTTTCCATATTGTTTGAGAATTCTTTGAATTTGGTTTAATGTCACTTTTGTTGGTGAAATTAAGGAAAATTACCAAGAGTTCCCAATTATCTAAATTTTAAATTATTTAAAGGGTAAAGTAAAGTAAAAAATTGAGCCCTTGTTTTCTTTTGATTTAAACCAAATTTCCCCTCCATGGGCTTTGATGATGTTTTTGACGATAAAAAGACCGAGGCCGCCTCCCACGGTTTCCATTCTCATGGCATTTGCTCCCCGAAAAAGTTTACTAAAAACATTTTTTTGTTGGTTTTTGTCAATCCCTATCCCGGTATCTTTTATTGAAAACTCAACTTCTTTTTTGAATGGCTTTTTTATTGAAATTATTATTTGACCGCCAGGCTGATTATACCTAATGGCGTTGTCTAAAAGATGACTGATGGCTAATTTTATTTTTTCCGGATCAATTAAAAGGGGGGGTAAAAATTTTTTCGGTTTAATAAAAACGACCTTTAGATTCTTTTTCTCAATTTCTTCCTTAAATGATTTTATGACAAAATTAAAAATTGAGACAATGTCGGTAAGAATCAAATCGTCAAGAATTTTTCCCTCTTCAATTTTGGCGACCTTAAAAAGATTGTTGATTAAAAGAATCATCCTTTCATTAGAGTAAAAAATTTTTTCAAGAAAATCTTTTTGTTCTTCGGATAAAGAACCAGAGTCATCATCAA contains these protein-coding regions:
- a CDS encoding NGG1p interacting factor NIF3, producing the protein MTIKEIYNLAIQKGIEADFRGKEEIERMLKRLKEKYEKMPEEEKVEFDLEKLENPFSDTRILFADPQKEIKRVLVGIDIDGEELILADKLNNIDLVISHHPRGKALAGLDDVMQLQIDILVQYGVSVNIAEKLLRKRIEEVAREIAPANINRAIDMAKHLNVPLICIHTPCDNLAAKFVKEKLKKDNPLFLEEIINSLKEIPEYKEAIKLGAGPKIFVGHKENRAGKIVITEMTGGTEGAPEIYEKLAQAGAGTIIGMHISEKHREEAEKANINVVIAGHISSDSIGVNLFLDELEKRGIEIIPCSGLIRISRVKK
- the rpsT gene encoding 30S ribosomal protein S20 — its product is MPISKSAKKALRQGLKRRVRNLARKKGVKHLLKKTRVLVLKKEVEEAKKLLPQVYKNLDKAAKVGLIKKKTANRKKSRIAKLINKSLEAGKQQQI
- a CDS encoding UDP-N-acetylmuramoyl-L-alanyl-D-glutamate--2,6-diaminopimelate ligase produces the protein MKKILKKLIPPFLINRYHFLLSFLGAIIFGFPSKRIKVIGVAGTDGKSTTVFLISKILEEAGYKVALTSSIFFKIGKKQWLNTLKMTMPGRFVLQKFLRQAVDNECAYAILEVTDEGIKQHRHKFIDFKIAVLTNITSEHIEVHGSFEKMRQANEKLFQITKKTHILNLDDENIEHFLKFPADKKYGYNLKPQISDFKTAAQNLESVGAENCQVLSGGLRFYVNQREFNLKLLGEFNIYNSLAAICLGLSQDIDLETSKKALEKVEGIPGRMEEVIFKPFRVFVDYAVTPNALKQVYETINLKIKNQESKLVCVFGACGGGRDKWKRPILGEIAAEYCDEIILTNEDPYDEDPNRILSMIKSGISKSQFPTSNFYEILDRREAIKKSLELAKTGDIVIITGKGCEPLMCLAGGKKIPWDDRQIVKEEFEKNGEEDLSSSTSRALTKGREEDLSSSNSRAAAKGREEDLSSSNFKVK
- a CDS encoding endonuclease Q family protein, whose product is MKFAPLENLDKWARVKGIKVLGSADFTHPEWFKNLKEKLEPAESGLFKLKKEDSGTRFILTAEVSCIYSKKNRVRKIHIIIFAPSFEIVEKINTHLGWIGNLKADGRPILGLDAKELAKIVLNISADCLIVPAHAWTPYFSIFGSRSGFNSIEECFEEYSKYIYTIETGLSSSPEMNWRLSTLDKITLISNSDSHSPAKLGREANVFEGSELSYNSITNAIKSTGETRANLKLVYTIEFYPEEGKYHYDGHRLCGVSLSPQESKKSGNICPNCGRPLTIGVLNRVEELADRPEGFKPENAIPFKSLIPLGEIIADALGVMTSTKRVEKEYKNLIDKFGSEFNILLDASRSELEKADLPEIAEGIIRVREGKANIEPGYDGVYGKIRIFSKKEEKKQLRQKTLF
- a CDS encoding RNA 3'-terminal phosphate cyclase — its product is MSEQIIEIDGSKHEGGGSILRVATALATITGKSIRVFNIRQNRPKGGGLGIQHLKGLEAITELCNGRIENAEIGSKEIRFYPGKIESKNLHIKIETAGSIILVLQTLIAPALFAPKPITISFDGGATDTFFSPTIDYFQYVFLKILEEMGGKIEVNILKRGYYPEGGAKVEVKVFPSRLKNLNLTERGSLKKILVISGASNVLKAKKVAERQVVGIREVLGKLKLPTEERVEYYQTQSPGSQVCLIGEFENTVIGVDNLGKLGKRAENVGKEAAWELLKEQKSNACLDKHLTDQILPYLALASGKSQVIVSEITEHCKTNAWVIEKFLEGEFKIDDNLISWTPKII
- a CDS encoding class I SAM-dependent methyltransferase, which encodes MASHLLIFLILIILFFFLLLSFCFLLMALFALFGASFIPTPLKEIKRMLEVLQLKPGEIFYDLGSGDGRIVIEAAKNYKVKAIGIEINPILVFLSRLKIKKLGLEKNIQIHWGNFFQKDISQADAISTYLFQSTNNLLEKKFLLELKPKTRIVSSVFHFKNLPYLKSHPENSRIKLYQIP
- a CDS encoding magnesium transporter translates to MKTKEVVRKTKRVIINKTSYMQKSKNKNIQETAGGRMIGNVPLAFPDERISEIRKRIFEKAGEFETLNYIYVINEENKLKGVLSIKEIFQKEEGKAGDLMTKEIIKVYPQTDQEKIAILAIKHNLKAIPVVDKEGKFLGVVSSNTILNILHSEHIEDLLLFSGLHKNILFKDVSMNFSAGILAKERIPWLFFGLFGGIFAAQLVSFFETPLKGHFILAAFIPLMVYMADAVGAQSQTLFIRRLIIDYELNIKKYLFREIKVSFLIALVLGIILSLISLIWFSAPVLIGFILGISLFLTIIFASLIAILIPCLLNFLKKDPAVGAGPVATIIRDVSSLLIYFLIASLLFKLF